The Thalassotalea psychrophila genome window below encodes:
- a CDS encoding ATP-dependent zinc protease family protein, producing MFKNIMLAISIIALSGCVATENSTATSNAQLEQVNSSITNLEQSLSKQIVESCNQDNQQLIAELKAAINTNENGNSLPADKEVVYVERCSVKNKQANPSGMILIGEVENIFLVKEKTTFAARIDTGADTSSLGVYNITKFERDGKKWVKFSLQGDKDSKIFEYAIYDTVKIKQQSNMKAEERIEIKLAIKVGKKEYRGQIFNLADRSHLEFQVLIGRNFLKDIALVDVSKKHLLGGE from the coding sequence ATGTTCAAAAACATAATGTTAGCAATTTCAATTATTGCTCTCTCCGGTTGTGTAGCAACAGAAAACTCAACTGCTACTTCCAATGCTCAATTAGAACAAGTAAATAGTAGTATCACTAACCTTGAACAATCTCTCTCAAAACAAATTGTTGAGAGTTGTAATCAGGATAATCAGCAACTTATTGCAGAATTGAAAGCTGCGATTAATACCAACGAAAATGGTAATTCATTACCTGCAGATAAAGAGGTGGTATATGTGGAGCGATGCTCAGTTAAAAACAAGCAAGCGAACCCGTCAGGCATGATATTGATAGGGGAAGTTGAAAATATATTTTTAGTCAAAGAAAAAACAACTTTTGCCGCAAGAATAGATACTGGTGCCGACACCTCTTCTTTAGGTGTTTACAATATTACTAAATTTGAACGTGATGGAAAAAAATGGGTGAAGTTTTCTTTGCAAGGTGACAAAGACTCTAAAATATTTGAATACGCAATTTATGACACCGTTAAAATTAAGCAGCAAAGTAATATGAAAGCTGAAGAACGCATAGAGATAAAGCTTGCGATTAAAGTAGGCAAAAAAGAATATCGCGGCCAAATATTTAATCTTGCCGATCGAAGTCATTTAGAGTTTCAAGTCTTAATTGGCCGCAATTTTTTAAAAGATATTGCCTTGGTTGATGTCAGTAAAAAACATTTACTAGGTGGAGAATAA
- a CDS encoding DUF2496 domain-containing protein, whose product MTLKNAPAYIQLAVDIIQILEEHELDNETVLKALSIVTQDFESKTNNTSTSTS is encoded by the coding sequence ATGACACTTAAAAATGCTCCGGCATATATTCAATTGGCGGTCGATATTATTCAGATACTAGAAGAACATGAATTGGATAATGAAACAGTGCTAAAAGCCTTGTCTATCGTAACTCAAGATTTTGAAAGTAAGACTAATAACACAAGTACTTCTACCTCTTAG
- a CDS encoding lytic transglycosylase domain-containing protein produces the protein MRFNSSKIQVWLAVLALSGVLLIPKSLAETPLVYKYKSKRGIPSFSDIEPQNVNYKIVQVGCFACNVGSMVNWYKTPLNTSAYSDLILKNAFLHNVDPALIRAIIHAESHFKENAISKVGAQGLMQLMPATAKELGVKNSLNAEDNIQGGVKHLAKLLKKYRGNIKLVAAAYNAGEGAVKKYGGVPPYGETLVYVDRVKILHSRYRQTG, from the coding sequence TTGCGATTTAACTCATCAAAAATTCAGGTCTGGCTAGCAGTACTCGCGTTAAGTGGCGTTTTATTGATCCCAAAAAGCTTAGCTGAAACCCCGTTGGTTTATAAATATAAATCAAAGCGAGGTATTCCTTCTTTTTCAGATATAGAACCACAAAATGTAAATTATAAAATAGTCCAAGTAGGCTGTTTCGCCTGTAATGTTGGATCTATGGTTAACTGGTATAAAACACCATTAAATACTAGTGCCTATAGCGATTTAATTCTCAAAAATGCGTTTTTACATAATGTCGACCCCGCATTAATCCGAGCAATTATTCATGCCGAATCTCACTTTAAAGAAAACGCGATATCTAAGGTAGGAGCTCAGGGTTTAATGCAGTTAATGCCTGCAACAGCAAAAGAACTGGGCGTGAAAAACTCTTTAAATGCTGAAGATAATATTCAAGGCGGAGTTAAACATTTAGCCAAGCTATTAAAAAAATATCGAGGCAACATAAAATTAGTCGCCGCAGCTTATAATGCCGGTGAAGGTGCGGTGAAAAAATATGGTGGCGTACCACCATATGGGGAAACATTAGTCTATGTCGACCGAGTAAAAATACTTCACTCAAGGTATCGACAAACAGGTTAA
- a CDS encoding inactive transglutaminase family protein has protein sequence MTSRTPFLIIVFALIVAGISSIYYRHVEMGVPLTAGEQIDIWQIEAEIEFTGKNEPVNAKLTLPKDPKFELVDEFTASPAYGVHVFREEDKSEVVWSKRQVQGKQTLYYQASYKHTLNPEKELAPIEDVVAETWSEPYQSSAQTLLNNAMEKSGNQQFLVLQILNVIKSDDQNVALLLSRYSKTEIFVQLMQMAKIPAMMVRGLVLEDSRRNQQLIPLLKVYINNDWQMFDVENGELGNELPILVWQQDSPSLLDVVGGRNSKIVFSISHSTQSALQEANSSATEGDFFDFGLYHLPIDEQNLFKGILLLPIGALVVVFLRVLIGLKCSGTFMPILIATSFIQTELVNGVVGFLLIVSIGLIIRSYLSHLNLLLVSRISAVVIVVIGIIVLFTVIAFRMGLTEALTITFFPMIIMAWTIERMSILWEEEGGKEVLIQGGGSLIVAVIAYLMMDNYLIRHWAFNFLGVHALIMAAILLMGQYTGYRLLELRRFKPLAED, from the coding sequence TTGACCTCTAGAACACCTTTTTTAATAATTGTTTTTGCCCTTATCGTTGCCGGAATTAGTAGTATTTATTATCGCCATGTTGAAATGGGGGTGCCATTAACTGCTGGCGAACAAATAGATATTTGGCAAATTGAAGCCGAAATAGAATTCACCGGAAAAAATGAACCTGTAAATGCCAAACTAACCTTGCCCAAAGATCCTAAATTCGAACTTGTCGATGAATTTACCGCTTCGCCAGCCTATGGCGTGCATGTTTTTAGAGAAGAAGATAAGTCAGAAGTTGTGTGGAGTAAACGACAAGTTCAAGGTAAACAAACTTTGTACTATCAAGCCTCGTACAAACACACGTTAAACCCAGAGAAAGAACTTGCCCCTATTGAGGATGTTGTTGCAGAAACATGGTCTGAGCCTTATCAGAGTTCAGCACAAACCTTATTAAATAATGCAATGGAAAAATCCGGTAACCAACAGTTTCTGGTGTTACAAATTTTAAATGTAATAAAATCTGATGATCAAAATGTCGCTCTGCTGTTATCAAGGTATTCAAAAACTGAAATTTTTGTTCAGCTTATGCAAATGGCAAAGATACCGGCGATGATGGTACGGGGTTTAGTGCTTGAAGATAGCCGTCGTAATCAGCAATTAATCCCATTATTAAAAGTGTATATCAATAACGATTGGCAAATGTTTGATGTAGAAAATGGTGAATTAGGCAATGAATTGCCTATTTTAGTGTGGCAACAGGATTCGCCATCATTACTCGATGTGGTTGGCGGTAGAAATTCTAAGATTGTCTTTTCAATCAGCCACAGTACACAAAGCGCATTACAAGAAGCAAACAGCTCTGCCACTGAAGGTGACTTTTTCGACTTTGGCTTATATCACTTACCAATTGATGAACAAAACCTATTTAAGGGCATTCTGTTATTACCAATAGGTGCTTTAGTGGTGGTGTTTTTACGAGTGCTTATCGGCCTAAAATGCAGTGGTACTTTTATGCCTATATTAATTGCTACCTCGTTTATTCAAACTGAATTAGTCAATGGTGTGGTTGGCTTCTTATTAATTGTTTCTATCGGTCTTATAATTCGATCTTATCTGTCGCACTTGAATTTGCTGCTGGTGTCACGGATCTCGGCCGTGGTCATAGTTGTTATTGGCATTATCGTATTATTTACTGTTATCGCTTTTAGAATGGGCTTAACCGAAGCGTTAACCATTACATTTTTCCCAATGATTATTATGGCTTGGACTATAGAGCGGATGTCTATTTTATGGGAAGAAGAAGGCGGTAAAGAAGTACTTATCCAAGGCGGTGGTAGCTTAATTGTTGCTGTTATCGCGTATTTAATGATGGATAACTATTTAATTCGTCATTGGGCATTTAACTTCTTAGGCGTACATGCCTTGATTATGGCAGCCATTTTGTTAATGGGCCAATATACTGGTTACCGCTTATTAGAGCTTCGTCGATTTAAACCATTAGCAGAAGATTAA
- a CDS encoding alpha-L-glutamate ligase-like protein — protein MFDFVSPFKLRERGIMGMNQRNFSYIGRYNDRALYPNVDDKLKTKKLAIESGISVPDLLGVVHFQYEVNRVFDILKDHDGFCIKPAKGSGGKGILVILKTDENGYMKASGEYVPREEVVRHITNILAGLFSLGGAADVAVIEALIQFDPTFKGLSHEGVPDIRIIIFQGYPMMAMLRLATHASDGKANLHQGAVGVGIDIATGKAKRAVQFDRPITHHPDTDKSFADVAIGNWDRMLTLAAGCYEMSGLKYLGADIVLDKEKGPLVLELNARPGLAIQIANGMGMLPRLKHIESMDHRRTASIEDRVNYAKTHFND, from the coding sequence ATGTTTGATTTTGTTAGCCCATTTAAGTTACGTGAACGCGGTATTATGGGAATGAACCAACGCAATTTTTCCTATATTGGTCGCTATAACGATAGAGCGTTATATCCTAATGTTGACGACAAATTAAAAACCAAAAAATTGGCTATTGAAAGCGGCATTTCGGTGCCTGATTTACTCGGTGTGGTTCACTTTCAATATGAAGTAAATAGGGTATTTGATATTCTCAAAGATCATGACGGATTTTGCATAAAGCCAGCGAAAGGAAGTGGTGGTAAAGGCATTCTAGTTATATTAAAAACCGATGAAAATGGCTATATGAAAGCCAGCGGTGAATATGTGCCTAGAGAAGAGGTTGTTCGCCATATCACTAATATCCTTGCCGGTCTTTTCAGCTTAGGCGGAGCAGCCGATGTGGCTGTAATTGAAGCACTAATTCAATTTGATCCAACCTTTAAAGGTTTAAGTCATGAAGGTGTGCCAGACATTCGTATTATTATTTTTCAAGGCTATCCGATGATGGCGATGCTGCGTTTAGCAACTCACGCAAGTGACGGCAAAGCGAACCTGCATCAAGGCGCTGTTGGTGTGGGTATAGACATTGCCACTGGAAAAGCTAAACGAGCGGTGCAATTTGATCGGCCAATTACTCATCATCCGGATACTGATAAAAGTTTTGCTGATGTTGCTATTGGCAACTGGGACCGCATGCTTACCCTTGCGGCAGGATGTTATGAGATGTCAGGTCTGAAATATTTAGGTGCAGATATAGTTCTGGATAAAGAAAAGGGCCCATTAGTACTAGAACTTAACGCTCGACCGGGATTAGCTATTCAAATAGCCAATGGCATGGGGATGTTGCCAAGACTGAAGCATATAGAGTCTATGGATCACCGCCGCACGGCAAGTATTGAGGATAGAGTGAATTATGCAAAAACTCATTTTAACGATTAG